The following proteins are encoded in a genomic region of Prionailurus viverrinus isolate Anna chromosome E3, UM_Priviv_1.0, whole genome shotgun sequence:
- the LOC125154053 gene encoding cytochrome c oxidase subunit 6b-1-like encodes MEAWTQMTAAEVKKRADLENAQNLATDEIPVRGQTRAKQTEKQQVNHSLWQVLGREQSALGGDTLTRVVSTRRRPLKIEEEVFAEGHAELRGASGVSLGLSTTAEDIKTKVKNDQTAPFDSRFPNRSQTRNSWQNYLDFHRCEKAMTAKGGEVSVCEWYRRVYKSLCPMSWVAAWDDRRAEGTFPGKI; translated from the exons ATGGAGGCTTGGACTCAGATGACAGCAGCAGAAGTCAAGAAACGGGCAGATTTGGAAAACGCACAGAACTTGGCGACCGATGAGAT TCCCGTGCGGGGACAGACAAGAGCCAAGCAGACAGAAAAGCAGCAAGTGAATCACAGTCTGTGGCAGGTACTGGGAAGGGAACAGAGCGCGCTGGGAGGAGACACTTTAACAAGGGTGGTTTCCACGAGGAGACGGCCGTTGAAGATTGAAGAGGAGGTCTTTGCTGAGGGTCACGCTGAGCTGCGAGGCGCTTCGGGGGTGTCTTTAGGACTCAGCACCACGGCAGAAGACATCAAGACCAAAGTCAAGAACGACCAGACCGCCCCTTTCGACAGCCGCTTCCCCAACCGGAGCCAGACCCGGAACTCCTGGCAAAACTACCTAGACTTCCACCGCTGTGAGAAGGCGATGACTGCTAAAGGGGGTGAGGTCTCCGTGTGCGAATGGTACCGGCGTGTGTACAAGTCCCTCTGCCCCATGTCCTGGGTGGCAGCCTGGGACGACCGCCGGGCGGAAGGCACGTTTCCCGGGAAGATCTGA
- the ZSCAN10 gene encoding zinc finger and SCAN domain-containing protein 10, with protein MGPRASLSRLRELCCRWLRPALHTKEQILELLVLEQFLSVLPPHLLARLQGQQLRDGEEVVLLLEGVQRESSAVGPLDFSFNAGKNCPRADVTSEDQGGSSQVSSHSPKKEVPSEGLPAPEPAMEPPASQPGPSKPAELGTWRHPPSSKQPPSPGPKRTFQALQECAPQGPVLWLEENSRDQELAAVLESLTFEDVPAKKAWPVHPLGPGSRTPDEEFKEEPKAVAWPAALSTEPEADGPAAAEESQVQVLGPGPEVSGTGGGGSPPSRSDILEVKVADGPPRSEAEMEFICTDCGVTFRQLARLEAHQLRSHPGARSFPCERCGKSFGRSSILKLHMRTHTDERPHACHLCGHRFRQSSHLNKHLQTHSSEPAFLCAECGQGFQRRASLMQHLLAHAEGQQSPRAPEAKPEARELAVVLCSHCGQTFQRRSSLKRHLRIHAKDKGHQCSECSGSLRSGPERRPYVCNDCGKAFRRSEHLGAHRRVHTGERPFSCQVCGRSFSQSSQLVCHQRVHTGEKPYSCPHCGKRFVRRAGLARHLLTHGGPRPHHCTQCGKTFSQTQDLARHRRSHTGEKPCRCSECGEGFSQSAHLARHQRIHTGEKPHACDTCGYRFRNSSNLARHRRSHTGERPYGCQTCGRSFRRNAHLQRHLATHAGAGTEAASRPAEPPQECRECGKSFSRSCNLLRHMLVHTGARPFSCAQCGRSFSRNSHLLRHLRTHARETLY; from the exons ATGGGGCCGAGGGCGTCCCTGAGCCGGCTCCGGGAGCTGTGCTGCCGCTGGCTGCGGCCGGCTCTGCACACCAAAGAGCAGATCCTGGAGCTGCTGGTGCTGGAGCAGTTCCTGAGCGTGCTGCCCCCGCACCTGCTGGCCCGGCTGCAGGGCCAGCAGCTCAGGGACGGCGAGGAGGTTGTGCTGCTGCTGGAGGGTGTCCAGAGGGAGTCCAGCGCCGTGGGGCCACTg GATTTTAGTTTTAATGCTGGCAAGAATTGTCCCCGTGCAGACGTCACTTCGGAGGACCAGGGGGGCTCTTCCCAGGTCTCCAGCCACAGCCCCAAAAAGGAAGTGCCTTCAGAAGGACTCCCGGCCCCGGAGCCAGCCATGGAGCCCCCAGCATCCCAGCCAGGGCCCTCCAAGCCTGCTGAGCTGGGGACCTGGAGACATCCCCCAAGTTCAAAGCAGCCACCGAGCCCAGGCCCCAAGAGGACATTCCAAGCCCTGCAAGAGTGTG CCCCCCAGGGCCCTGTCCTGTGGCTGGAGGAAAACTCCCGAGATCAGGAGCTTGCAGCTGTGCTG GAGTCCCTGACCTTCGAGGATGTCCCAGCAAAGAAGGCGTGGCCTGTCCACCCCCTGG GACCCGGAAGCAGAACCCCAGATGAGGAGTTCAAAGAGGAGCCCAAGGCGGTCGCCTGGCCTGCGGCCCTCTcaacagagcctgaggcagacGGTCCTGCGGCGGCGGAAGAGTCCCAGGTCCAGGTGCTGGGGCCTGGCCCCGAAGTGAGTGGCACCGGTGGAGGAGGGTCCCCTCCCAGCAGGAGTGACATTCTGGAGGTCAAAGTGGCCGACGGGCCTCCCAGGTCGGAGGCAGAGATGGAATTCATCTGCACCGACTGCGGGGTGACTTTCCGACAGCTGGCCCGCCTGGAGGCGCACCAGCTGCGGAGTCACCCGGGCGCCCGGTCCTTTCCGTGCGAGCGCTGCGGGAAGAGCTTCGGCCGCAGTTCCATCCTCAAGCTGCACATGCGCACGCACACGGACGAGCGGCCACACGCCTGCCACCTGTGCGGCCACCGCTTCCGCCAGAGCTCCCACCTGAACAAGCACCTTCAGACGCACTCCTCCGAGCCCGCCTTCCTGTGTGCCGAGTGCGGCCAGGGCTTCCAGCGGCGCGCCAGCCTCATGCAGCACCTGCTGGCGCACGCCGAGGGCCAGCAGTCGCCGCGCGCCCCCGAGGCCAAGCCCGAAGCGCGCGAGCTGGCCGTGGTCCTGTGCTCTCACTGCGGCCAGACCTTCCAGCGCCGCTCCAGCCTCAAGCGCCACCTGCGGATCCACGCCAAGGACAAGGGCCACCAGTGCTCGGAGTGCTCGGGCAGCCTGCGCTCGGGCCCGGAGCGCAGGCCGTACGTGTGCAACGACTGTGGCAAGGCGTTCCGGCGCAGCGAGCACCTGGGGGCCCACCGGCGCGTGCACACGGGCGAGCGGCCCTTCTCGTGCCAGGTGTGCGGCCGCAGCTTCAGCCAGAGCTCCCAGCTGGTGTGCCACCAGCGGGTgcacacgggcgagaagccctACAGCTGCCCGCACTGCGGGAAGCGCTTCGTGCGGCGGGCAGGGCTCGCCCGCCACCTCCTGACGCACGGCGGCCCGAGGCCCCACCACTGCACCCAGTGCGGCAAGACCTTCAGCCAGACGCAGGACCTCGCCCGCCACCGGCGCAGCCACACGGGCGAGAAGCCGTGCCGCTGCAGCGAGTGCGGCGAGGGCTTCAGCCAGAGCGCCCACCTGGCGCGCCACCAGCGCATTCACACCGGGGAGAAGCCCCACGCCTGCGACACCTGCGGCTACCGCTTCCGCAACAGCTCCAACCTGGCCCGCCACCGCCGCAGCCACACCGGCGAGCGGCCCTACGGCTGCCAAACCTGCGGCCGGAGCTTCCGGCGCAACGCCCACCTGCAGCGGCACCTGGCCACCCACGCGGGCGCGGGGACCGAGGCGGCGTCCAGGCCGGCCGAGCCCCCGCAGGAGTGCCGGGAGTGCGGCAAGAGCTTCAGCCGCAGCTGTAATCTGCTGCGCCACATGCTGGTGCACACGGGGGCCAGGCCCTTCTCGTGCGCGCAGTGCGGCCGCAGCTTCAGCCGCAACTCGCACCTGCTGCGCCACCTGCGAACCCACGCCCGCGAGACCCTGTACTAG
- the IL32 gene encoding interleukin-32 isoform X3, translated as MWSSKHQLVDIFCDRTQHQSRGAPQQSLRLGEVEDGFNEIMLEALDLHHHQNNDEESSPLLPEVRQELRSRVLRSSVLDLEEKEHPVVQKTEESFCDRALRLFRRLLYQLQLKWQAALAWLREKVAAGFQAFCNAVEAICSAFNSFCTSVAQVFRSAVQA; from the exons ATGTGGTCCTCCAAG CACCAGCTGGTGGACATCTTCTGTGACAGGACCCAACACCAATCCCGAGGAGCACCG caaCAGAGTCTCAGGCTGGGAGAGGTGGAG GATGGCTTCAACGAGATCATGCTGGAAGCCTTGGACCTTCACCATCATCAGAACAACGACGAG GAATCCAGTCCGTTACTTCCCGAAGTGCGGCAGGAGCTACGTTCCAGAGTCTTGAGGTCCTCCGTCCTCGACCTGGAAGAGAAGGAGCACCCCGTGGTCCAGAAGACGGAGGAGAGCTTTTGTGACAGAGCCCTGAGGTTGTTCCGAAGGCTGCTTTACCAACTGCAGCTCAAGTGGCAGGCCGCACTGGCGTGGCTGAGGGAGAAGGTGGCCGCCGGCTTTCAGGCCTTCTGCAACGCGGTGGAGGCCATCTGCAGCGCCTTTAACAGTTTctgcacctcagtggctcaggtGTTCAGGAGCGCCGTCCAGGCCTAG
- the IL32 gene encoding interleukin-32 isoform X1 — MWSSKVGRNPIEFMRHQMHQLVDIFCDRTQHQSRGAPQQSLRLGEVEDGFNEIMLEALDLHHHQNNDEESSPLLPEVRQELRSRVLRSSVLDLEEKEHPVVQKTEESFCDRALRLFRRLLYQLQLKWQAALAWLREKVAAGFQAFCNAVEAICSAFNSFCTSVAQVFRSAVQA; from the exons ATGTGGTCCTCCAAG GTGGGCAGAAATCCTATTGAGTTTATGAGGCACCAAATG CACCAGCTGGTGGACATCTTCTGTGACAGGACCCAACACCAATCCCGAGGAGCACCG caaCAGAGTCTCAGGCTGGGAGAGGTGGAG GATGGCTTCAACGAGATCATGCTGGAAGCCTTGGACCTTCACCATCATCAGAACAACGACGAG GAATCCAGTCCGTTACTTCCCGAAGTGCGGCAGGAGCTACGTTCCAGAGTCTTGAGGTCCTCCGTCCTCGACCTGGAAGAGAAGGAGCACCCCGTGGTCCAGAAGACGGAGGAGAGCTTTTGTGACAGAGCCCTGAGGTTGTTCCGAAGGCTGCTTTACCAACTGCAGCTCAAGTGGCAGGCCGCACTGGCGTGGCTGAGGGAGAAGGTGGCCGCCGGCTTTCAGGCCTTCTGCAACGCGGTGGAGGCCATCTGCAGCGCCTTTAACAGTTTctgcacctcagtggctcaggtGTTCAGGAGCGCCGTCCAGGCCTAG
- the IL32 gene encoding interleukin-32 isoform X2: MRHQMHQLVDIFCDRTQHQSRGAPQQSLRLGEVEDGFNEIMLEALDLHHHQNNDEESSPLLPEVRQELRSRVLRSSVLDLEEKEHPVVQKTEESFCDRALRLFRRLLYQLQLKWQAALAWLREKVAAGFQAFCNAVEAICSAFNSFCTSVAQVFRSAVQA, from the exons ATGAGGCACCAAATG CACCAGCTGGTGGACATCTTCTGTGACAGGACCCAACACCAATCCCGAGGAGCACCG caaCAGAGTCTCAGGCTGGGAGAGGTGGAG GATGGCTTCAACGAGATCATGCTGGAAGCCTTGGACCTTCACCATCATCAGAACAACGACGAG GAATCCAGTCCGTTACTTCCCGAAGTGCGGCAGGAGCTACGTTCCAGAGTCTTGAGGTCCTCCGTCCTCGACCTGGAAGAGAAGGAGCACCCCGTGGTCCAGAAGACGGAGGAGAGCTTTTGTGACAGAGCCCTGAGGTTGTTCCGAAGGCTGCTTTACCAACTGCAGCTCAAGTGGCAGGCCGCACTGGCGTGGCTGAGGGAGAAGGTGGCCGCCGGCTTTCAGGCCTTCTGCAACGCGGTGGAGGCCATCTGCAGCGCCTTTAACAGTTTctgcacctcagtggctcaggtGTTCAGGAGCGCCGTCCAGGCCTAG